A stretch of the Rhizobium sullae genome encodes the following:
- a CDS encoding NnrU family protein, protein MQEFAAAFAVFIALHSIPAIPALRSRIISIVGRPAYFVIYSVISTAVLVWVFRAALMLDYIPLWDFRPWQAIATFVLAPVGIFLVIAGLLSDNPLSISLARGSTPGAIVSITRHPVLWGFFLWAAGHVIVNGDLRSLLLFGGFALFAIGGIPMAEKRAQRRLGAGWATVAAGTSNVPLLGALTGQMKPRFDMRLGVGALATTALVVWLLVAGHSYLFGTDPLSLLG, encoded by the coding sequence GTGCAGGAATTCGCAGCCGCCTTCGCAGTCTTCATCGCGCTGCATTCGATCCCGGCGATCCCGGCTCTGCGCTCGCGCATCATCAGCATCGTCGGAAGACCAGCCTACTTCGTCATCTATTCCGTCATCTCAACGGCGGTTCTCGTCTGGGTCTTTCGCGCCGCGCTGATGCTGGACTACATCCCGCTTTGGGATTTTCGGCCCTGGCAGGCAATCGCGACGTTTGTCCTGGCCCCGGTGGGTATTTTTCTGGTGATTGCCGGGCTCTTGAGCGACAATCCGCTGTCGATCTCGCTGGCACGAGGATCGACGCCAGGAGCGATCGTCAGCATCACGCGGCATCCGGTCTTATGGGGCTTTTTTCTTTGGGCGGCCGGGCACGTGATCGTCAACGGAGACCTGCGCTCCCTGCTGCTTTTCGGCGGATTTGCGCTCTTTGCCATCGGAGGCATCCCCATGGCGGAAAAACGCGCCCAGCGCCGTCTTGGCGCCGGCTGGGCGACTGTTGCAGCCGGCACATCAAATGTGCCGCTGCTTGGCGCTCTGACAGGGCAAATGAAGCCGCGCTTCGACATGCGTCTCGGCGTGGGCGCCTTGGCCACCACTGCTTTGGTGGTGTGGTTGCTAGTGGCTGGCCACAGCTATCTGTTTGGGACCGACCCGCTTTCCCTGCTCGGTTGA
- a CDS encoding UbiX family flavin prenyltransferase — protein sequence MMAPRVVLSITGASGAIFGVAIADKLIAHGIDVHLVVSEAGRRTLAHEISADAYGKLLLKVRKAHDAADIGAAIASGSFPVHGMVVAPCSMRTLAGIAAGFSDNLIVRAADVQLKERRRLVLLARETPLHLGHLRNMVTVTECGGIIMPPVPAFYQKPETVADVVDHIASRAIDLLALPIRPLAQTWQGERPAGPGPAQPSRESGSVPNR from the coding sequence CTGATGGCACCTCGCGTGGTGTTGTCGATCACCGGCGCTTCGGGCGCGATCTTCGGTGTCGCAATTGCGGACAAGCTTATTGCACACGGCATCGACGTTCATCTCGTGGTTTCGGAAGCGGGACGGCGCACGCTTGCCCATGAGATCAGCGCGGATGCCTATGGCAAGCTTCTGCTCAAGGTGCGCAAAGCCCATGATGCCGCCGACATCGGAGCAGCCATCGCCAGCGGCTCGTTTCCCGTTCATGGCATGGTCGTCGCGCCATGCTCGATGCGGACACTGGCGGGGATCGCCGCAGGTTTCTCCGACAACCTGATCGTGCGCGCAGCCGACGTGCAGCTCAAGGAGCGGCGGAGACTGGTCCTGTTGGCTCGCGAGACACCGCTTCACCTTGGCCATCTGCGTAACATGGTTACCGTCACCGAGTGCGGCGGCATCATCATGCCGCCGGTCCCGGCCTTCTATCAGAAGCCGGAAACGGTCGCTGATGTCGTGGACCACATTGCTTCACGAGCAATCGACCTGCTGGCATTGCCGATCCGGCCACTTGCGCAGACCTGGCAGGGAGAACGGCCTGCCGGCCCTGGCCCGGCTCAACCGAGCAGGGAAAGCGGGTCGGTCCCAAACAGATAG
- a CDS encoding UbiD family decarboxylase, with product MNNHAAPVATFPDLQSFALDLERRNLLHRISEPVSLVHEMAEIHRRSMEEDGPALLFETPVDASGRTKHIPVLVNLFGTRERIELGFGLPTGGLANLAAMLGELHRPTPPKTIREAWDKLPLVRAAMSMRPKRRARSPAQAVMRTGEDVDLSLLPIQWCWPGEPAPLVTWPMVITRSPDDPSDINVGIYRMQVRDQRSLIMRWLDHRGGAKHHRAWLRKGLDMPVTIAIGADPISILSAVMPLPEGFSEINFAGLLRSARTEVSSALTVPMPIPTNAEIILEGTVSATECAPEGPYGDHTGYYNSVEPFPVMTVSAMTSRKNPFYLSTFTGRPPDEPSRLGEAMTDLFVPIVKRQFPEICDLWLPPEACSYRAIVVSIDKRYPGQAKRIMMGLWSMLPQFNYTKLIIVVDPDINVRNWADVIWALSTRFDASRDLTVIENTPIDYLDFASPRPGLGAKMGCDATNKIGSETERDWGRVLSMPPEVSARAGAIWERVKRDL from the coding sequence ATGAATAATCACGCCGCTCCCGTTGCCACATTTCCAGACCTCCAAAGCTTTGCGCTCGACCTGGAACGGCGCAACCTGCTTCACCGTATCAGCGAGCCGGTCTCACTCGTCCACGAGATGGCAGAGATCCACCGAAGGTCCATGGAAGAAGACGGTCCGGCCCTTCTTTTCGAGACGCCGGTCGATGCGTCCGGCAGGACCAAGCACATTCCTGTTCTCGTCAATCTCTTTGGTACCCGGGAAAGGATTGAACTCGGCTTCGGCTTGCCGACCGGAGGCCTGGCAAACCTTGCGGCCATGCTGGGCGAGCTGCATCGGCCAACCCCGCCGAAGACCATCCGGGAGGCTTGGGACAAGTTGCCGCTTGTGCGGGCGGCGATGTCAATGCGACCCAAGCGCCGGGCAAGGTCGCCGGCGCAGGCGGTGATGCGCACAGGAGAGGACGTGGACCTTTCGCTGCTTCCGATCCAATGGTGCTGGCCGGGCGAGCCGGCGCCACTCGTCACCTGGCCGATGGTGATCACGCGCTCTCCGGACGATCCGTCCGATATCAATGTCGGGATATACCGGATGCAGGTGCGTGACCAACGCTCACTCATTATGCGTTGGCTGGATCATCGCGGCGGAGCAAAACATCATCGGGCCTGGCTGCGCAAAGGATTGGACATGCCCGTCACAATCGCGATAGGCGCAGACCCCATCAGCATTCTCTCGGCGGTCATGCCCCTTCCGGAAGGCTTCAGCGAGATCAACTTTGCCGGCCTCCTGCGATCGGCGAGGACAGAGGTGAGCTCCGCATTGACGGTTCCGATGCCAATTCCGACCAATGCGGAGATTATCCTGGAAGGTACGGTGTCAGCCACGGAGTGCGCGCCCGAGGGACCCTACGGCGACCATACAGGCTATTACAACAGCGTCGAGCCATTCCCGGTCATGACCGTCTCGGCCATGACAAGTCGAAAAAATCCCTTCTATCTCTCTACATTCACCGGCCGCCCGCCCGATGAACCGTCGCGATTGGGAGAGGCGATGACGGATCTCTTCGTGCCGATAGTCAAGCGGCAGTTTCCGGAAATATGCGATTTGTGGCTGCCGCCGGAGGCCTGCTCCTATCGCGCGATCGTGGTTTCGATCGACAAGCGTTACCCGGGCCAGGCCAAGAGGATTATGATGGGTCTCTGGTCGATGCTGCCGCAGTTCAACTACACGAAGCTAATCATCGTGGTCGATCCCGACATCAACGTCCGCAATTGGGCCGACGTCATCTGGGCCCTGTCGACGCGGTTCGACGCCAGCCGCGACCTCACCGTCATCGAAAACACGCCGATCGACTATCTTGACTTTGCTTCGCCGAGACCTGGCTTGGGCGCCAAGATGGGCTGCGATGCGACCAACAAGATCGGCTCGGAGACGGAGCGCGACTGGGGGCGTGTCTTGTCGATGCCGCCCGAGGTTTCGGCCCGCGCCGGTGCCATTTGGGAAAGGGTGAAACGTGATTTATGA